One window of Acipenser ruthenus chromosome 45, fAciRut3.2 maternal haplotype, whole genome shotgun sequence genomic DNA carries:
- the LOC131720871 gene encoding uncharacterized protein LOC131720871 isoform X3: MEYNILFSALNSDNNTNSLAGSHSPLPRVPDVEASGLEWFDVSLGLGAVQNTDQGVPSSPFIGATLSVFSSPLTTVLCLLQDFTVPSTPVYFAMEKLFKLEEPSTGDRRVNEGTAPPPVAQVVPSSEKRTGKTEDKKKPLGKWPEKHEEGLNCSAKRCSITRPPSLPPQHRAAG, translated from the exons ATGgaatataatattttgttttctgctCTAAATAGTGATAATAATACTAATTCCCTCGCCGGGAGCCATTCTCCTCTGCCTCGAGTTCCCGATGTCGAGGCGTCGGGCCTGGAATGGTTCGACGTTAGTCTTGGATTAGGGGCAG tgCAAAACACAGATCAAGGTGTGCCTTCATCACCTTTCATTGGAGCCACTCTGAGTGTCTTCAGTTCACCACTTACCA CGGTCTTGTGTCTTTTGCAAGATTTCACAGTGCCTTCCACACCGGTTTACTTTGCAATGGAAAAACTCTTCAAACTGGAAGAGCCTTCAACAGGAGACAGACGGGTGAATGAGGGGACAGCGCCTCCTCCAG TTGCCCAGGTTGTACCCTCATCAGAAAAGAGGACTGGGAAGACAGAAGACAAAAAGAAACCTCTTGGAAAGTGGCCTGAAAAACACGAAGAGGGACTGAATTGCTCTGCAAAGCGCTGCAGTATCACGAG
- the LOC117401056 gene encoding cysteine/serine-rich nuclear protein 2: MAVLGCAGLKRRFEEVDSESPYSSPKDSDDEVSSSESADSCDSVNLPCSAQFTPTSILRGHRGSSRKRVRFDAVTVFYFSRRQGFTSVPSQGGSSLGMARHHCAIRRYTLGEFAREQESSHRQALRQHLRHEKLRARKMKLTQNGAVLCPAAESLTLEDVSDEELDVEGLEVDDCFFLQPLPTKRRRALLRASGISRIDGEEKSELRAIRLSREECGCDCRLHCDPQHCRCSQAGIKCQVDRMSFPCGCSRDGCGNVAGRIEFNPARVRSHYLHTLLKLEQLERKRQPPAPPHPPEPEPDSLDRENETAVLHLQSAEELERRREEEEEGGDSPGMCLLGQGEEEGVILQGELLPGVLCFTESPDEEQLQQQQPQKELLFYQIEPSPVLELRTAEAAPKEGGCGGAALGVHCGAPSDALRGFGEPPGDNAAPSGIGSAQPPSDAEGSSSGGDQGLPSETACLVPGNAFEEGSDGSMLPLDT; encoded by the exons ATGGCGGTGCTGGGCTGTGCGGGGCTCAAGCGGAGGTTCGAGGAGGTGGACAGCGAGTCTCCCTACTCCTCCCCCAAGGACTCCGACGATGAGGTGTCGAGCAGCGAGAGCGCGGACAGCTGCGACAGCGTCAACCTGCCCTGCAGCGCGCAGTTCACCC cCACCTCGATCCTGCGTGGTCACAGAGGCTCCTCTCGGAAGCGGGTTCGCTTCGACGCAGTCACAGTGTTCTACTTCTCCAGGCGGCAGGGCTTCACCAGCGTGCCCAGCCAGGGGGGCAGCTCCCTGGGCATGGCGCGGCACCACTGCGCCATCCGCCGCTACACGCTGGGGGAGTTCGCCCGCGAGCAGGAGAGCAGCCACCGGCAGGCCCTGCGCCAGCACCTCCGACACGAGAAGCTCCGCGCCAGGAAGATGAAG CTGACTCAGAACGGTGCAGTGCTGTGCCCGGCCGCGGAGAGCCTCACTCTGGAGGACGTGTCGGACGAGGAGCTGGACGTGGAGGGGCTGGAGGTGGACGACTGCTTCTTCCTGCAGCCGCTGCCCACCAAGCGGCGCCGGGCCCTGCTGCGCGCCTCGGGGATCTCGCGCATCGACGGGGAGGAGAAGAGCGAGCTGCGCGCCATCCGGCTCTCCCGCGAGGAGTGTGGCTGCGACTGCCGGCTCCACTGTGACCCGCAGCACTGCCGCTGCAGCCAGGCCGGGATCAAGTGCCAG GTGGATCGCATGTCGTTCCCGTGTGGCTGTTCCCGGGACGGCTGTGGGAACGTGGCGGGGCGCATCGAGTTCAACCCGGCGCGGGTCCGATCTCACTACCTGCAcaccctcctgaagctggagcaGCTGGAGAGGAAGAGGCAGCCCCCcgcgcccccccacccccccgaacCCGAGCCCGACAGCCTGGACCGCGAGAACGAGACGGCCGTGCTGCACCTGCAGAGCGCCGAGGAGCTGGAAcgcaggagagaggaggaggaggagggaggggacaGCCCGGGAATGTGCCTCCTGGggcagggggaggaggagggggtgatCCTGCAAGGGGAGCTGCTTCCGGGGGTGCTGTGCTTCACCGAGAGCCCCGACGAGGAGCAGCTTCAACAGCAGCAGCCCCAGAAGGAGCTGCTGTTCTACCAGATTgagcccagcccagtcctggaGCTCCGCACTGCTGAGGCAGCCCCTAAAGAGGGGGGTTGTGGAGGAGCGGCACTGGGGGTGCACTGCGGGGCTCCTTCGGACGCGCTACGAGGGTTTGGGGAGCCCCCTGGTGACAACGCTGCCCCCTCCGGGATCGGGAGCGCCCAGCCGCCCAGCGACGCTGAGGGTTCCTCGTCCGGGGGTGACCAGGGGCTGCCCTCGGAGACCGCCTGCCTGGTCCCCGGCAACGCCTTCGAAGAGGGGAGCGACGGCTCCATGCTGCCCCTCGACACTTGA
- the LOC131720871 gene encoding uncharacterized protein LOC131720871 isoform X5, which yields MEYNILFSALNSDNNTNSLAGSHSPLPRVPDVEASGLEWFDVSLGLGAVQNTDQGVPSSPFIGATLSVFSSPLTTVLCLLQDFTVPSTPVYFAMEKLFKLEEPSTGDRRVNEGTAPPPVAQVVPSSEKRTGKTEDKKKPLGKWPEKHEEGLNCSAKRCSITRKLLSR from the exons ATGgaatataatattttgttttctgctCTAAATAGTGATAATAATACTAATTCCCTCGCCGGGAGCCATTCTCCTCTGCCTCGAGTTCCCGATGTCGAGGCGTCGGGCCTGGAATGGTTCGACGTTAGTCTTGGATTAGGGGCAG tgCAAAACACAGATCAAGGTGTGCCTTCATCACCTTTCATTGGAGCCACTCTGAGTGTCTTCAGTTCACCACTTACCA CGGTCTTGTGTCTTTTGCAAGATTTCACAGTGCCTTCCACACCGGTTTACTTTGCAATGGAAAAACTCTTCAAACTGGAAGAGCCTTCAACAGGAGACAGACGGGTGAATGAGGGGACAGCGCCTCCTCCAG TTGCCCAGGTTGTACCCTCATCAGAAAAGAGGACTGGGAAGACAGAAGACAAAAAGAAACCTCTTGGAAAGTGGCCTGAAAAACACGAAGAGGGACTGAATTGCTCTGCAAAGCGCTGCAGTATCACGAG
- the LOC131720871 gene encoding uncharacterized protein LOC131720871 isoform X4, with protein sequence MEYNILFSALNSDNNTNSLAGSHSPLPRVPDVEASGLEWFDVSLGLGAVQNTDQGVPSSPFIGATLSVFSSPLTTVLCLLQDFTVPSTPVYFAMEKLFKLEEPSTGDRRVNEGTAPPPVAQVVPSSEKRTGKTEDKKKPLGKWPEKHEEGLNCSAKRCSITSVCARTR encoded by the exons ATGgaatataatattttgttttctgctCTAAATAGTGATAATAATACTAATTCCCTCGCCGGGAGCCATTCTCCTCTGCCTCGAGTTCCCGATGTCGAGGCGTCGGGCCTGGAATGGTTCGACGTTAGTCTTGGATTAGGGGCAG tgCAAAACACAGATCAAGGTGTGCCTTCATCACCTTTCATTGGAGCCACTCTGAGTGTCTTCAGTTCACCACTTACCA CGGTCTTGTGTCTTTTGCAAGATTTCACAGTGCCTTCCACACCGGTTTACTTTGCAATGGAAAAACTCTTCAAACTGGAAGAGCCTTCAACAGGAGACAGACGGGTGAATGAGGGGACAGCGCCTCCTCCAG TTGCCCAGGTTGTACCCTCATCAGAAAAGAGGACTGGGAAGACAGAAGACAAAAAGAAACCTCTTGGAAAGTGGCCTGAAAAACACGAAGAGGGACTGAATTGCTCTGCAAAGCGCTGCAGTATCACGAG TGTGTGCGCGCGCACGCGTTAG
- the LOC131720871 gene encoding uncharacterized protein LOC131720871 isoform X6 yields the protein MEYNILFSALNSDNNTNSLAGSHSPLPRVPDVEASGLEWFDVSLGLGAVQNTDQGVPSSPFIGATLSVFSSPLTTVLCLLQDFTVPSTPVYFAMEKLFKLEEPSTGDRRVNEGTAPPPVAQVVPSSEKRTGKTEDKKKPLGKWPEKHEEGLNCSAKRCSITR from the exons ATGgaatataatattttgttttctgctCTAAATAGTGATAATAATACTAATTCCCTCGCCGGGAGCCATTCTCCTCTGCCTCGAGTTCCCGATGTCGAGGCGTCGGGCCTGGAATGGTTCGACGTTAGTCTTGGATTAGGGGCAG tgCAAAACACAGATCAAGGTGTGCCTTCATCACCTTTCATTGGAGCCACTCTGAGTGTCTTCAGTTCACCACTTACCA CGGTCTTGTGTCTTTTGCAAGATTTCACAGTGCCTTCCACACCGGTTTACTTTGCAATGGAAAAACTCTTCAAACTGGAAGAGCCTTCAACAGGAGACAGACGGGTGAATGAGGGGACAGCGCCTCCTCCAG TTGCCCAGGTTGTACCCTCATCAGAAAAGAGGACTGGGAAGACAGAAGACAAAAAGAAACCTCTTGGAAAGTGGCCTGAAAAACACGAAGAGGGACTGAATTGCTCTGCAAAGCGCTGCAGTATCACGAG gtga